Proteins encoded by one window of Mesorhizobium sp. INR15:
- the pepN gene encoding aminopeptidase N — MRTDTGQVFKLEDYRANDYLIPETNLTFRLSPEATIVTATLTIERREGVATSAPLVLDGDGLTLHRIEIDGRKAAPEDFLATPDQLTIARPPAADRFQLILETELAPARNEALMGLYRSSNVYCTQCEAEGFRRITYFLDRPDILSVYTVRVEAPRDEAPLLLSNGNPVEAGDLADGWHYARWHDPFPKPSYLFALVAGNLGLVGDSFVTMSGRKVELGIYVEPGKEALAGYAMDALKRSMQWDEEAFGREYDLDVFNIVAVSDFNMGAMENKGLNIFNDKYVLADQETATDADFANIEAIIAHEYFHNWTGNRITCRDWFQLCLKEGLTVFRDHEFSADQRSRAVKRIAEVRTLRSHQFPEDQGPLAHPVRPRRYREINNFYTATVYEKGSEVVRMIRTILGAKTFRAGMDLYFERHDGEAATIEDFIKVFEDASGHDLSQFALWYHQAGTPNLTVSSTHNPALQEFTLEIEQSVPPTPSESRKRLMHIPLAFGLMGADGKAVEYTSVDGASVEDGVIHIRKRRHMVRFSGVAERPAVSLNRGFSAPVTLSVEQKADDQFFLAANDSDAFARWQAFNTLVTDAMIGAFRQVLGGQQPAFAARLTGLAGRIAGDETLEPAYRALALALPSEADIARDIGRNIDPDAIFAGREALTIAMAKANQQAFSDLYIGLASNAAFSPDAASAGRRALRNILLDFLSLLPGGAELAADHFHSATNMTDRAAALTVLAHRHHGSPEAIDALAAFETRYRNDALVMDKWFQIQASVPGPRTVETVRALTGHPAFSMANPNRVRSLIGTFSSANQTGFHRADGAGYLFFSQAVAEVEQRNPQVAARLATALRSWRSLEPLRQAKAREALLSIANGGNLSADLRDIVERTLA, encoded by the coding sequence ATGCGCACTGACACAGGCCAGGTCTTCAAGCTCGAAGACTATCGCGCCAACGACTATCTCATTCCGGAAACCAACCTTACTTTCCGCCTTTCGCCCGAAGCGACCATCGTCACAGCGACCCTGACGATCGAACGCCGCGAAGGTGTCGCTACGTCAGCGCCGCTGGTACTGGACGGCGATGGGCTGACGCTGCACCGCATCGAGATCGATGGCCGCAAGGCCGCACCTGAGGACTTCCTCGCCACACCCGATCAACTGACCATTGCCAGGCCGCCGGCGGCGGACCGGTTCCAGCTGATCCTTGAGACGGAGCTGGCTCCGGCGCGGAACGAAGCGTTGATGGGCCTCTATCGCTCCAGCAACGTCTATTGCACACAATGCGAGGCCGAGGGCTTTCGCCGCATCACCTATTTCCTCGATCGCCCCGATATCCTGTCCGTCTATACCGTTCGCGTCGAGGCACCGCGCGACGAGGCGCCGCTGCTTCTGTCCAATGGCAATCCGGTCGAAGCCGGCGATCTCGCCGACGGATGGCATTATGCTAGATGGCACGACCCCTTCCCCAAGCCGTCCTATCTGTTTGCGCTGGTGGCGGGCAATCTTGGGCTGGTTGGAGACAGCTTCGTCACCATGTCGGGCCGCAAGGTCGAACTTGGCATCTATGTCGAGCCCGGCAAGGAGGCGCTTGCCGGCTACGCCATGGACGCCCTGAAGCGCTCGATGCAATGGGATGAAGAGGCCTTTGGCCGCGAATACGATCTCGACGTTTTCAACATCGTCGCGGTGTCCGACTTCAACATGGGCGCCATGGAGAACAAGGGTCTCAACATATTCAACGACAAATATGTGCTGGCCGACCAGGAGACGGCGACCGACGCCGATTTCGCCAATATCGAGGCGATCATCGCGCATGAGTATTTCCACAATTGGACTGGCAACAGAATCACTTGCCGCGATTGGTTCCAGCTCTGCCTCAAGGAAGGCCTGACGGTTTTCCGTGACCATGAATTCTCCGCCGACCAGCGGTCCCGGGCGGTCAAGCGCATCGCCGAGGTGCGCACCTTGCGCTCGCATCAGTTTCCGGAAGACCAGGGACCACTGGCGCATCCGGTGCGGCCGCGCCGCTACCGCGAGATCAACAACTTCTACACGGCGACGGTCTACGAAAAAGGCTCGGAAGTTGTGCGCATGATCCGCACCATCCTCGGCGCCAAGACCTTCCGTGCCGGCATGGACCTCTATTTCGAGCGCCATGACGGTGAAGCGGCGACGATCGAGGACTTCATCAAGGTGTTCGAGGATGCCTCCGGCCACGACCTGTCGCAATTCGCGCTTTGGTACCATCAGGCCGGCACGCCCAATCTGACCGTGAGCTCGACGCACAATCCGGCCTTGCAGGAATTCACGCTCGAGATCGAGCAATCGGTGCCGCCAACCCCATCCGAGAGCCGCAAGCGGCTGATGCACATTCCACTCGCCTTTGGCCTGATGGGTGCTGACGGCAAGGCGGTCGAGTATACGAGCGTCGACGGCGCCAGTGTCGAGGATGGCGTCATTCATATCCGCAAGCGCCGGCACATGGTGCGCTTCTCCGGCGTTGCCGAGCGGCCCGCGGTGTCACTCAATCGCGGCTTCTCGGCGCCAGTGACGCTTTCGGTCGAGCAGAAAGCCGACGACCAGTTCTTCCTTGCCGCAAACGACAGCGACGCCTTCGCCCGCTGGCAGGCATTCAACACACTTGTGACCGATGCGATGATCGGCGCCTTCCGCCAGGTCCTCGGCGGCCAGCAGCCGGCTTTCGCCGCCAGGCTGACCGGGCTTGCAGGCCGGATCGCCGGTGACGAGACGCTGGAGCCGGCTTATCGGGCACTTGCACTGGCCCTGCCCAGCGAGGCCGACATCGCGCGCGACATCGGCAGGAACATCGATCCGGATGCTATCTTCGCTGGTCGTGAGGCGCTGACGATCGCCATGGCCAAGGCCAACCAGCAAGCGTTTTCCGATCTTTATATAGGCCTTGCCAGCAATGCCGCCTTCAGTCCCGACGCGGCGAGCGCCGGGCGGCGCGCCTTGCGCAACATCCTGCTCGACTTCCTCAGTCTGCTGCCTGGCGGCGCCGAGCTTGCGGCCGATCATTTCCACTCGGCCACCAACATGACCGATCGCGCCGCTGCGCTCACCGTGCTCGCGCATCGTCACCATGGCTCACCAGAGGCGATCGACGCTCTGGCGGCGTTCGAGACGAGATACCGCAACGACGCGCTGGTGATGGACAAGTGGTTCCAGATCCAGGCCAGCGTACCGGGACCTCGCACGGTCGAAACGGTTCGTGCCCTGACCGGCCACCCTGCCTTCTCGATGGCCAACCCGAACCGGGTCCGCTCGCTGATCGGCACGTTCTCCAGTGCCAACCAGACCGGCTTCCACCGCGCCGACGGCGCTGGGTACCTGTTCTTCTCGCAAGCCGTGGCCGAGGTCGAACAGCGCAATCCGCAGGTGGCGGCACGGCTGGCGACCGCGCTGCGCTCATGGCGGTCGCTCGAGCCCTTGCGGCAGGCCAAGGCCCGGGAGGCACTGCTGTCGATCGCCAATGGCGGAAACCTGTCGGCTGATTTGCGCGACATTGTCGAGCGCACATTGGCCTGA
- a CDS encoding bifunctional [glutamine synthetase] adenylyltransferase/[glutamine synthetase]-adenylyl-L-tyrosine phosphorylase → MSAAAKRIEMDWLLKPVARLVPLDEDHARQELAEIADAATEEGLTRLAKFLGGKGAAQDFLRAVFDLSPFLRDTARRRPQILDGLFEHTVEARLVAIAAGIGKAPRAEAISESGLMMELRRWKAEAHFLIALADLAGEAETAITVRRLSDLADACARAAVDFLLRDAHGQGKLKLPDPENPALQSGWILLGMGKLGAHELNFSSDIDLVVFFEPEAPAVVDPLDATELFSRLTRRLVRILQDRTEHGYVFRTDLRLRPDPGSTPLAIPVEAALRYYEARGQNWERAAMIKARPVAGDLAAGAAFLKELQPYIWRKYMDYAAIADVHSIKRQIHAHKGHGEIAVKGHNVKLGRGGIREIEFFVQTQQLIAGGRFPELRGRETVPMLGQLAARGWITTDARDALARQYWFLRRVEHAVQMVADEQTHMLPEDDEGLERIARMLGFNDASAFAEVFRASLHQVERHYAALFETAPELSAGIGNLVFTGDVDDPDTLRTLHGLGFQRPSDICRVIRGWHFGRYRVTQSAEARERLTELTPALLQSFGKTRRADEALMRFDEFLAGLPAGIQLFSLLQSNPALLKLLATIMGAAPRLAAIITRRPHVFDGLLDPALLTELPDRAYLQARLSAFIEGDRLYEDVLDRLRIFASEQKFLIGVRLLAGSIDPARAGRAFSDLADLTIEAALQAVNAEFAVRHGRIMGGRVALLGMGKLGSRELTAGSDVDLILLYDHDPDAEESDGEKPLAPSHYYTRMTQRLIAAVSAPTAEGVLYELDLRLRPSGNKGPVATHIDAFSKYQRGEAWTWEHMALARARAIAGDAGLCTKIDAEVAAIISLPRDRAKVMVEASDMRAMIEDEKPPRDLWDIKLVPGGLIDLEFIAQVAVITGQAEGRHTGTAEILSRLTPDFASATVRQELGEAYSLYLAVTQMTRLCLTGAFERDDVPPGLSDLLLAVTDLPDFGVLEAHLKETSLKVRKDFDLLLRTKRP, encoded by the coding sequence ATGAGCGCGGCTGCAAAGCGTATCGAAATGGACTGGCTGTTGAAACCCGTGGCACGACTTGTGCCGTTGGACGAGGATCATGCCAGGCAGGAATTGGCCGAGATCGCTGACGCGGCAACGGAAGAGGGCCTGACGCGTCTGGCCAAATTCCTTGGCGGCAAAGGAGCGGCCCAGGATTTCCTCAGGGCTGTCTTCGATCTGTCTCCATTCCTGCGCGATACCGCGCGCCGGCGGCCGCAAATCCTCGACGGACTTTTCGAGCACACGGTTGAAGCCAGGCTGGTTGCGATTGCCGCCGGGATCGGCAAGGCGCCGCGCGCTGAAGCCATCTCGGAATCGGGCCTGATGATGGAATTGCGCCGCTGGAAGGCCGAGGCGCATTTCCTGATTGCCCTGGCCGATCTGGCCGGCGAGGCTGAGACTGCCATCACCGTGCGCCGGCTGAGCGATCTCGCCGATGCCTGTGCGCGTGCGGCGGTCGATTTCCTGCTGCGTGACGCGCATGGCCAGGGCAAGCTCAAACTGCCTGATCCGGAAAATCCCGCCTTGCAATCAGGCTGGATCCTGCTCGGCATGGGCAAGCTTGGCGCGCATGAGCTGAATTTCTCCTCGGATATCGACCTCGTCGTATTCTTCGAGCCGGAGGCGCCCGCTGTCGTCGATCCGCTCGATGCAACGGAGCTGTTTTCGCGGCTGACACGCCGGCTGGTCCGCATCCTGCAGGACCGCACCGAACACGGCTATGTCTTCCGGACTGACCTTCGGCTGCGCCCCGATCCCGGTTCGACACCGCTGGCGATCCCGGTTGAGGCAGCGCTGCGCTACTACGAGGCGCGCGGCCAGAACTGGGAGCGGGCCGCCATGATCAAGGCGCGTCCGGTGGCCGGCGATCTTGCCGCGGGCGCTGCCTTCCTCAAGGAGTTGCAGCCCTATATCTGGCGCAAATACATGGACTACGCCGCGATTGCCGACGTCCATTCGATCAAGCGCCAGATCCATGCCCACAAGGGACATGGAGAAATTGCGGTCAAAGGCCACAACGTCAAGCTCGGGCGCGGCGGCATCCGCGAGATCGAGTTCTTCGTCCAGACCCAGCAGCTCATCGCTGGCGGCCGCTTTCCGGAGCTGCGGGGGCGCGAAACCGTGCCGATGCTCGGTCAGCTTGCCGCGCGCGGCTGGATCACAACCGATGCGCGCGACGCGCTCGCCCGCCAGTACTGGTTCCTGCGCCGCGTCGAACACGCTGTGCAGATGGTCGCTGACGAGCAGACACACATGCTGCCGGAAGATGACGAGGGGCTGGAGCGCATCGCCCGCATGCTGGGCTTTAACGATGCTTCCGCCTTCGCCGAGGTCTTCCGCGCCTCGCTTCATCAGGTGGAACGTCACTACGCGGCGCTTTTCGAAACAGCGCCTGAGCTTTCAGCCGGCATCGGCAATCTGGTCTTCACCGGTGATGTCGATGATCCCGACACACTGCGGACCTTGCACGGGCTTGGCTTCCAGCGGCCGAGCGATATCTGCCGCGTCATCAGGGGCTGGCACTTCGGCCGTTACCGCGTCACCCAGTCGGCGGAGGCGCGCGAGCGGCTGACGGAACTGACGCCGGCTCTGTTGCAGTCCTTCGGCAAGACGCGCCGGGCCGACGAAGCCTTGATGCGCTTTGACGAATTCCTCGCTGGCCTGCCGGCTGGTATCCAGCTTTTTTCGCTGCTGCAGTCCAATCCGGCGCTGCTGAAGCTGCTGGCAACGATCATGGGCGCCGCACCTCGGCTGGCGGCGATCATCACCCGCCGGCCGCATGTCTTCGACGGCCTGCTCGATCCTGCCTTGCTGACCGAGTTGCCGGACCGTGCCTATCTCCAGGCGCGGCTTTCCGCCTTCATTGAAGGCGACAGGCTCTATGAAGACGTGCTCGATCGCTTGCGGATTTTCGCGTCGGAGCAGAAATTCCTGATCGGTGTCCGGCTGCTTGCCGGTTCCATCGATCCGGCCCGTGCGGGCCGGGCTTTTTCCGATCTGGCGGACCTGACAATCGAAGCGGCATTGCAGGCGGTGAATGCGGAATTTGCCGTGCGTCACGGTCGAATTATGGGCGGCAGGGTCGCGCTGCTCGGAATGGGCAAGCTCGGCAGCCGCGAATTGACGGCGGGATCCGACGTCGATCTCATCCTGCTCTACGACCATGACCCCGATGCCGAGGAATCCGATGGTGAAAAGCCGTTGGCTCCATCGCACTATTATACCCGCATGACGCAGCGGCTGATTGCCGCCGTCTCCGCGCCGACCGCCGAAGGCGTGCTCTATGAGCTAGACCTGCGCTTGCGGCCCTCCGGCAACAAGGGGCCGGTCGCCACGCATATCGACGCCTTCAGCAAATATCAGCGCGGCGAGGCCTGGACCTGGGAGCATATGGCGCTTGCGCGGGCCCGTGCCATTGCCGGTGACGCCGGTCTCTGCACGAAGATCGACGCCGAAGTGGCCGCGATCATCTCCCTGCCACGCGACAGGGCCAAGGTGATGGTCGAGGCGTCGGATATGCGCGCGATGATCGAGGACGAGAAACCGCCGCGCGATCTCTGGGACATCAAGCTGGTCCCGGGCGGCCTCATCGATCTGGAGTTCATCGCCCAGGTGGCTGTCATCACCGGTCAGGCTGAGGGCCGGCATACCGGTACGGCGGAAATCCTGTCGAGGCTGACGCCGGATTTCGCCAGCGCCACCGTCAGGCAGGAACTCGGCGAAGCCTATTCGCTCTATCTGGCTGTCACCCAGATGACGCGGCTTTGCCTCACCGGCGCTTTTGAACGTGACGACGTTCCGCCGGGGCTTTCGGATCTGCTTCTGGCGGTCACTGATCTGCCGGATTTCGGTGTGCTGGAAGCACACCTCAAAGAGACGTCGCTGAAGGTCAGAAAGGATTTTGACCTTCTGCTTCGTACCAAACGGCCCTGA
- a CDS encoding PAS domain-containing sensor histidine kinase, whose amino-acid sequence MAKADAWGAPGGSAFERRETRSDGLAGNTRLIAEPAYRRLLAAEPLLRRSIPVLIITFLIVIAALRILSLMNERDDVERDAKTILTLAAGQLASSLAAVSSTAPGAAQNLLEDIGRQGAMGRSHVLVVTDSAFKILAVTPRSTPWLGHSLDNLVQGGQPLFMFGDRAGVMDVTIGGRDWYAAISLASDRKSAAAALVPQDAVFDSWRKAVSLNVTLFVLTAGVLIIILYAYFGQAARAQAADRIYLEAHQRIDMALVRGRCGLWDWDMVRGKMYWSRSMYDMLGYRPCDTMLSFGEVDEIIHPEDGDLFQLANRIVAREIDHIDQVFRMRHADGQWVWMRARAQVIDPEAPEIQLIGIAVDVTEQRHLALRSEAADLRLRTAIENINESFVLWDSTQRLIMCNSKYQKDNGLSDRDVMPGASRAILEERMLAFASERRLANTNGPQGGATFERQLADGRWLQVNELRTRDGGNVSVGSDITQIKLHQEKLVDSERRLMATIHDLSLARRAEEERSSELVELNRKYMKETERAEAANRAKSEFLANMSHELRTPLNAIIGFSELMEQGLFGPLGSERYEEYATDINSSGKYLLGVINDILDMSKIEAGQFSMDREEIDLGPLISETVRVVSLQAAEKSITVETRIADALTLFADRRAIKQIVINLLSNAVKFTGQGGHISVRARNTSGALVLTIEDNGCGIPKEALGKLGRPFEQVQNQFSKSHAGSGLGLAISRSLAELQGGALKIRSTESVGTIVSVRIPVKKITPVIKVAA is encoded by the coding sequence ATGGCGAAGGCGGACGCGTGGGGCGCGCCCGGAGGGTCGGCTTTTGAGCGTCGCGAGACGCGAAGCGATGGCCTTGCCGGGAACACGCGGCTCATTGCCGAACCGGCCTACCGGCGGCTGCTGGCCGCCGAGCCGCTGCTCCGCCGATCGATCCCGGTTCTCATCATCACGTTCCTGATCGTTATCGCGGCACTGCGTATCCTGTCATTGATGAACGAGCGCGACGACGTCGAGCGCGATGCCAAGACAATCCTGACGCTCGCGGCGGGCCAACTGGCGAGTTCACTCGCCGCCGTATCGAGCACCGCGCCGGGCGCCGCCCAGAATCTTCTGGAAGATATCGGTCGTCAGGGCGCGATGGGCCGCAGCCATGTACTCGTTGTCACCGACAGCGCCTTCAAGATCCTCGCCGTGACGCCACGATCGACACCGTGGCTCGGCCATTCACTCGACAACCTCGTCCAGGGCGGCCAGCCCTTGTTCATGTTCGGCGACCGCGCCGGCGTGATGGATGTCACCATCGGCGGGCGGGACTGGTACGCGGCAATCAGCCTGGCGAGCGACCGCAAGAGTGCGGCGGCGGCGCTGGTTCCGCAGGATGCGGTTTTCGATTCCTGGCGCAAGGCTGTCTCGCTGAATGTCACACTGTTCGTGCTGACGGCCGGCGTGCTCATCATCATCCTCTACGCCTATTTCGGCCAGGCAGCACGAGCCCAGGCGGCCGACCGCATCTATCTCGAGGCGCATCAGCGCATCGACATGGCGCTGGTGCGCGGGCGCTGTGGCCTCTGGGACTGGGACATGGTGCGCGGCAAGATGTACTGGTCGCGCTCGATGTACGACATGCTGGGCTATCGGCCCTGCGACACGATGCTGTCGTTCGGCGAAGTCGATGAGATCATCCACCCGGAAGACGGTGACCTGTTCCAGCTTGCCAACCGGATCGTCGCCCGCGAAATCGATCACATCGACCAGGTGTTTCGGATGCGGCACGCGGATGGCCAATGGGTGTGGATGCGCGCCAGGGCGCAAGTCATCGACCCGGAGGCGCCGGAGATCCAGCTGATCGGCATCGCCGTCGACGTCACCGAGCAGCGGCATCTGGCGCTGCGTTCAGAGGCCGCGGACCTTCGCCTCAGGACGGCCATCGAAAACATCAACGAATCCTTCGTGCTCTGGGATTCCACCCAGCGGCTGATCATGTGCAATTCCAAGTACCAGAAGGACAACGGCCTGTCGGACCGCGACGTGATGCCGGGCGCCTCGCGCGCCATCCTGGAAGAGCGCATGCTCGCCTTTGCCTCCGAGCGGCGTTTGGCCAACACCAACGGACCGCAAGGCGGCGCCACTTTCGAACGGCAACTGGCCGATGGCCGATGGCTGCAAGTCAACGAACTGCGGACCCGCGACGGCGGCAATGTTTCGGTCGGCTCCGACATCACCCAGATCAAGCTGCACCAGGAAAAGCTGGTCGACAGCGAGCGCCGGCTGATGGCAACCATCCACGATCTCAGCCTTGCGCGCCGCGCCGAGGAAGAACGTTCCAGCGAATTGGTTGAACTCAACCGCAAATACATGAAGGAGACCGAGCGCGCCGAAGCAGCCAACCGGGCCAAATCCGAGTTCCTGGCCAACATGTCGCATGAATTGCGCACGCCGCTGAATGCGATCATCGGCTTCTCCGAATTGATGGAGCAAGGCCTGTTCGGCCCCCTGGGTTCCGAGCGCTACGAAGAGTATGCCACCGACATCAACAGCAGCGGCAAATACCTTCTGGGCGTTATCAACGACATTCTCGACATGTCGAAGATCGAAGCCGGCCAGTTCTCGATGGACCGCGAGGAAATCGATCTTGGCCCGCTGATCAGCGAAACCGTGCGCGTCGTCTCGCTGCAGGCTGCCGAGAAGTCGATCACCGTGGAGACACGCATCGCCGACGCGTTGACGCTGTTCGCCGACCGCAGGGCGATCAAGCAGATCGTCATCAACCTCCTGTCCAACGCGGTGAAGTTCACCGGTCAGGGCGGTCATATCTCGGTCAGGGCACGCAACACCTCCGGCGCGCTGGTGCTGACCATCGAGGACAATGGCTGCGGCATTCCCAAGGAGGCGCTCGGCAAGCTCGGGCGTCCGTTCGAACAGGTGCAGAACCAGTTTTCCAAAAGCCACGCCGGCTCCGGCCTTGGCCTTGCCATCTCGCGCTCGCTTGCCGAGCTTCAGGGTGGCGCCCTCAAGATTCGCTCGACAGAAAGCGTCGGCACGATCGTTTCCGTGCGCATTCCGGTGAAGAAAATCACCCCGGTCATCAAGGTCGCTGCCTGA